The Penicillium psychrofluorescens genome assembly, chromosome: 2 nucleotide sequence GAGCGCGCTCGGGAGTCTGGGGGCCCATGGCATTCACCACGTAGGGCGTAAAGTTCGGATCAAACTCGCGGTGGGCAGACATGATTCAAGGTGAATGTGTCAGTGTGTCAGAGAGAGAAATTATGGAGAGGAATGGAGGATCCCCAGAGGAAACATCGCAAGTCTATATATACGGCTCATCATGATGGCGACGGCAAAGCGTTCGGCTACGCATTGTATTGGGAGAGGGTGGGGGAGACAGTGCGGGCAACGGTAGATCGACTGGCCAGATGCCGAGCGGTGTGGTTGGTCGATTCACATTTAATGTTCAAGGTGCCGAGTGGCGGCATGTTGGGGTTTAAAGCTGCCGTGCAACCGACAGCCTTGGATTACGCAGAAAGGGGAAATGTCTTTTCCCGTGACTCTCGGCTGCCGGCCGGGAGACCAATGCCGGCTGAGTCAGCGTGGAATTGGACGCCTAAGCAGTCAGGCGTCCACCTTTGGGCAGGACTGGACCAGTTGATCTTTTGAGGAAGGCAATGTGAATAGATAGTATAACCATACGTCAGGCCCTACTGGAAGAGAGCCGTCATTCTTTCGTGATAACATAAACAATTCGGAAAGGAGAAACCGCATATATCACAGCCTCCTCCCGAGACAGGTCAATTTCACTTCCGGCGCTTCGACAAGAAAGCTTGGGAAGCCAAGACAGCAATGTATACGAATACAACCCCTGCCGCGATAACCGAATAGGCAATCACTGCACCCCGAGGAACACCTGAACTTCCAATGCCAGCGAGCATAAACCCCAGTCCTCCATTAATGATACCCAGGAGGATCATGGAACGACCAAACCATCGATGGACGTACGCAAACCAAGCTTTCTGCCCTGTCTTGCGGAAGTGCAAATGCTGAATTATGCCCATGAGAGGCTGGATGAGCAAAATTCCTCCGACTGTGATAAGGCCGATGATGGGGTGATAACTGGTTATGAAATCACCCGTGACAGCCAGGTACACCCCGATGCCCAGGCCGGCCAGCGCGACGCAGAGTGTGAACAATTGCAAAGGTGCATGGATGCGAGGAACGGTCTTCGAGTAAGGGATGATGCGtatgaagagagagaaactTGGAAACAGCACCACAAAGGCGAAAGCCATAAGAAAGCCGTGAGTGACTAGAATCATAGTccccgaagaagcagaccCGCCGCCCGAAGAAGCacccgcggcggcgacgaaTGTCCCATTGAATCCACTGAAAGGGTTGCTATTGGCCATATTTGCAGACGAGACAGTTGCTTGAGTCAAATCAATGGTCTGGTGGCCTTCAGTGTCGTGCTTGACTATAGATGCAGATTGATCGGTTGTGTCGAGCGGGCTGCCTTCTCTAACGGCCCAgatccagctgctcgagggACTGGTGGTGTCGAGAGATCCACCGGACCAGTGAAGGCAGCTATCGCATCGGATACTCGCTGTCATATAGCCGTCTTGGATGCCGCTCCCTTCAAGCAGAGAGACCTGAGCGCTTGGGTTGAACAATGGTTCGATGTGGCCCAGACCCAGTCGGGGCGACACAGTGATGTTATCATTGCCAGATGCGTAAACGACGAAGATATTGGCGCCGGCCATCTGCGATCCCTCACCGAGAGCGACCCATTGATACGAAGTAGAGGCGACGATTTGGAAGAATGGGACCCCCGAGTCTAGGGTGACGCTGTAGGCCACATGCGGGGCGGCGGCAGGAAATGTATATATACCGGCACTAACAGCCGATACTTCAAAAAAAGTTAGATGTTTTGCAAAAGATAGAAGGGAATATTGTACTCACTAAGACCGAGAGCCGTCAGAAATGTTAATTCTTTCATAGTTTAGGGATGTTGATCAAAAAAtgtcaaaaaaaaaaaaggcctACGAAGACATCGAGGGTTATATCTAGACTTTACGAGCATAGCCACAGATGAGGAATGATTTGGCATTATTGTACGCGTCAGTTCAACCTTGATACTAGGGCAAGTGATGACAATTAATCGCTCATCAGGCAGATCTCGAATCGTGTGCTGTGCCTTATTTTAGACAGGGGCCCCACTGCGCGACCAATTTCCGGGGGTTTGAGAGGCTGTCGTTTTCGTACCCAGGAAACTTATCTGATTCTCGAAGATCCCCAGCCTTTATCTACACCAGGACTAGCGCCCGACTTACTTTTCCCGCTCATGCCACACATAGTAAATACAGCCCTTGGAAGTCGGTGTTCTTGCCCTGCCTGTGTTTCGGCTCACGCGATCTTCTGGGCCGTGGTGGGATTTTCTCGCCGTGCTGACTGGCACCTTCCAGATTGGGACCTGCATAATGCAGACCAGAAGATCATTTATCGCGAAACCCTTGCTGACTGCGATTGGGATTGTGATTACCAACCGCTTCTTTTATTGTGGTAACTAAACTTCACCGCGTCCCCCGTGAGGATGCGTGGTATTGCCGATCTTAGGCAGAGAGAGTAAATGCGAGCTTGACATGAGACAAGATTAGCTTTGGGGGGAGCACACAGCCCCCTTAAATGTGATATGTAAGACGTTAGTAATAGCCAGGGGAGAAGTGAGTGGAGCAGGAAGTGGCTGACAGCTGGGAGTTGCACACTGCCTAAATGTAGTAATTGCATGCTACCACACGCGCCATTGAGGTGTCTTGATTTATCATAATAGCCTTCAGGTAGATTCACCATTGTTGATGCAGTATGCCGAGCACGGCTGGAGCTGATCGGCCTAATGACACGGGACCGCAAAGAGGGTTGAAAATATTGCACACTTTCTGTCGAATGTCCCTTCTTCACCGATCCTCCACCCTTCTTTCAAACGGACAGTGAGTCTTCCCCTGTCAAATTCAATAAGCTCAGTGCAACATTGTATTGTGTATAAGGACAGAAAACTAATCTAATAAGCTGCTGCTACTCTCACCTCAATTGGCAAGGCACGTGAACAGCCAACCGAGAAATACGAGAATCAAGCAGCAGCACTAATAGGCAGCACAAGTCGTGACACTCCACCCGCAATAGTTACAGTATGCCTTTGAGGAGCCGTCTTTTCACTCCGCACACGATTTTCAGCAGTCCCAAGACTTCTCGCATACATCGGAAAAGACCCGCCCGCGACAATAAGTCTCACTCGTGTACCCACCCGGAATCGATGAGCACAGTCTTGCAGATTCAGCTGTAGAGGCTGGGACGTGTCGCGCGACGGATCGAGCGCCTGGTACACCTCAGTGATGTTGTGGGACACGCCCTGGGCGTCGACCTCGCTGAGCCGCACGAACAGGTCTGCAAAGGGCGGGTCGCTAGCGTGTGTCAGATGAACGGATGGAATGCCCAGAACCTCAAGATCCTCTGAAAAGGGCTCGCTCGTGAACGCTAGGACATCTGATCTCTCTGCGTAGGCACCGTCGTCTACTCGTCCGCCGGAAGCCATTTGGTTGCCACCGATGCTTGGGGTAGGGTACAAGGGGTCGAAGACAAAGGAGGCCGGTTTTGCATCCTGCACAGGCTGCTTCGATCCGATACCGCTATCCTCTTGCAGATATAGGGCCTTGGGCTGAGTAGCTGGAGGCCAGGTAGGCATTGAGCGCCATTCCTGGGAGCCAGTGATAAATATGCGAACTGGAGGATAATTGTATTTTCCGGTTTTGGTCAGGTGCTCAGCGAGGAAGTCCATTATCTCCGGCGTAGAATGTAGACCAGATCCTTGGACATGTGTCCAGGGACCGACGATGAGGCTCACATTGACACCTCTATTGTGCAGGTGCTTGAACTGGTGCATTGTCTGTGTTGTGAAGGTGTCGTACCAACCACTGACCAACAATATAGGAATCTTCACACGATCAAGAGATACGTGGTGTCGTCGTGATTCCCAGTAGGCATCATCAACATTGGGATGTTTCAAATAGTCAAAAATCCACGGGGCCTTGTCGCCGAAGTACTTCTGCAGACTCGCTTCCAGCGGCAGACCAGCTACAGCTTTTTCGAGCCGCCCGGACGGCCGCAAAAAGCTCAAACCGGGTATATTTGACAGACGGGAGAGAAAGCTCCCTCGCTCGTCTTCACGCCTCGACATCAGATCGCTCCAGGATGCGCGATCAAGCCGAAAGGACCCGGTACCCCATGTGTGCCAGGCCTGATCATGAGGCCCAACGGGAATGACAGCAGCAATGCAGTCGGCGGGTGGGTTATGCAGGAGGGCCCACTGGCTGTAACCGAGATACGAGGGCCCCAGGGTAGCAAAGGAGCCAGGATACCAGGGCTGCTGACGCATCCAGGCGACGATATCCTGACTGTCGGACTGCTCA carries:
- a CDS encoding uncharacterized protein (ID:PFLUO_002705-T1.cds;~source:funannotate), whose amino-acid sequence is MAGQPVKRSFAGATLDNLGARYLGVRSETCSYTTQPVQIPLRDGVELAADFYAPELLDNQASAGLIMVQCCYGRGAGITFLNARLFAARGFQALFVSTRGTDGSGGTFDPHSNEQSDSQDIVAWMRQQPWYPGSFATLGPSYLGYSQWALLHNPPADCIAAVIPVGPHDQAWHTWGTGSFRLDRASWSDLMSRREDERGSFLSRLSNIPGLSFLRPSGRLEKAVAGLPLEASLQKYFGDKAPWIFDYLKHPNVDDAYWESRRHHVSLDRVKIPILLVSGWYDTFTTQTMHQFKHLHNRGVNVSLIVGPWTHVQGSGLHSTPEIMDFLAEHLTKTGKYNYPPVRIFITGSQEWRSMPTWPPATQPKALYLQEDSGIGSKQPVQDAKPASFVFDPLYPTPSIGGNQMASGGRVDDGAYAERSDVLAFTSEPFSEDLEVLGIPSVHLTHASDPPFADLFVRLSEVDAQGVSHNITEVYQALDPSRDTSQPLQLNLQDCAHRFRVGTRVRLIVAGGSFPMYARSLGTAENRVRSEKTAPQRHTVTIAGGVSRLVLPISAAA
- a CDS encoding uncharacterized protein (ID:PFLUO_002704-T1.cds;~source:funannotate) is translated as MKELTFLTALGLISAVSAGIYTFPAAAPHVAYSVTLDSGVPFFQIVASTSYQWVALGEGSQMAGANIFVVYASGNDNITVSPRLGLGHIEPLFNPSAQVSLLEGSGIQDGYMTASIRCDSCLHWSGGSLDTTSPSSSWIWAVREGSPLDTTDQSASIVKHDTEGHQTIDLTQATVSSANMANSNPFSGFNGTFVAAAGASSGGGSASSGTMILVTHGFLMAFAFVVLFPSFSLFIRIIPYSKTVPRIHAPLQLFTLCVALAGLGIGVYLAVTGDFITSYHPIIGLITVGGILLIQPLMGIIQHLHFRKTGQKAWFAYVHRWFGRSMILLGIINGGLGFMLAGIGSSGVPRGAVIAYSVIAAGVVFVYIAVLASQAFLSKRRK